The stretch of DNA GTTCCACCGGGATAGCTTCCGACCAGGGGTAGCGTTTGACTTTGGCCAGCCAGAGGACTGGGACGGGCCGACAGGCGCCGTTGCAGAGTTGTAGTGGGAACCTGTAACGAAGCGGTCTGGGGAATGGGAATATCCGACGAAATGCTGGCGGAGCGTGGACATTTGCCGGGAGGGTACGCTAAATTCGAGGGACGAACGCTAAAGCGTCTGTGCATCGGTTTGGGCGAGGTTGGGTAGTTTGTAGCGGCACTATAAGGCGGAGGGTTTGCTGAACGGTACGACGAAGACACAGGACTTTGGCTGAGCGGACTAGTCTGAATGGTTATGCTTGGATTTTGACTAGCAGGTGGTTTCAGGGAGCCTCTTCGTGAACCAGGGGGATTCACGAAGAGGTTCGCCAGCGATGGCATTCGAGGAGGACTCGATGTGCCGTCTTTTCGTCTTCGAGAATCGTTGTAGCCTATGGTGGAATAATTCGGTGCTACACTCTGCATGTGTGCTTGTTCCAGTGCACGGAGTAGATCGCCAATTGTTGTGGTTTCTAGAACATGTTCATCGCTGGGACGTGGTGAAAACAGACTACTCCTTCCGCCCGAGGTAGCCGTCAAATAGTTATGCTGTGGGAAGTTAAACATCGAAGCTCTTCCATTTCGTGTTTTTGCTAGATAGCTTTCTACTGGACGAGGAGCTTCCTCATCAAATATTGAATTCCGTTTGCTTTCGGAAGCGGATAAACGCTTTCGGAAGATACCAAGGCGTCCAAGAAGTCCTCGATTCTTTGGCTGGAGCTCGTCCCGAGCGGGGGGCATATCAACCGAAAGGTTCGAACCGTATTGTTTGCTATTTGAGATCGCTGCTCGCAGCAAACTTTTACGAGGATTCGTCATTGACTTCTGCCTAATCTTCATCATTTCCTTGATCTGCATATTATCACCGGCGCTCCAAGTCCAATCGTTGGGATTCTACGAATAGTGAAATTATAATGAAATTAGGGTAATCCCGCATTTGAACACAGATGGTTACCACAGTTGGTTGGTGTAGAGTGGGTCCTATGACAGAGAATGCTCTCGGGCGTTCGGTAGGCGGTGACATTGCGTAATTCTTATCCGAGCCTGGAATCGACCAACCCGACCATGATCGTTCGCTGGCTAATATCTGCGAGTCCGAGAAACAATTTATTCCACCATTCGTCGATGTTCGCTCAAATATACTCTGGGTGTCCTCGTCGACAGTGGTTATATTCCCGAGAGCGGTAACAACTTTCGCCAACAGCTCGGCTGGTTGCACCAATGCTTCAACTCCGAAGGTTTTCTCTCGGTTGATTCGGCAGAGATCACTGTCAGATGAACGTCGCGCAAGGGCTGGTTGTTGTGACTGCGCATCTAGCTCTGCCGCCGTTACGGTCATGGAAAAGGCACGCTTCCTAGCAAGCACCGCCATCAAATCCATCGCTTCCTCCCGATAGATAGTCAGGTCAGGGCAAGAGGCCGAGCGGCCAATGTTCATCAGAATTAGCCGATCCGATGGTTCCTTATAGACTGGCTGTAATTAAAAAGGTATCCTTCGATTTTATTCCAATTATTGTACCGGACATTTTACCTTGAATTTGAGCATGTAAACTTCGTTCAATATCTTCCGTAGGTAACTTATATCTTTGGTCACACCATTCCAGACCCGCTGTTGGgtttccattacattataaGCCAGCATTTTCTCCAACCGTTGAACCTTCTCGTGTGCTAGACCCCTTTTTTAGATAAAAAGTGTATTAACATCATAGCATATCATACAGATCATCTAGCGTAACTCACTTCGCTATGAACCCGAGAATCATGAAAACATAGCCAACCCCAGCGAAGAACCACAGTATAACAAACACCCGATAGAGCGTGTACACAATCCCAAACTCATGCTCTTGCGATGGTTCGAAGGTGCTCGTGTAATCTCCGAATCCGATCGTTGTCAGCGTCACAAACGCGTAGTACACCCCGACATCGTAGGGCCACTTTTCGAAGTAGCAAAAAACGCTCGCCGGAAGGAAAATGAATATCACAATTCCCGGTATCAGATACAGCGCAATCTGACCGATCAAGCTGAACTTTCGCGGGACGTAGTGCGAGTTGGAGGACATCTTGTAGGCCTTGTAGCGTCGGTACAGTCGTACGTActgaaaaattcaaagaatAATCAAAGTTCATCCCGATGGTCCAATGATTCAAAAAACTCACAGTTTTCCCGTACATATCGCCCAGGTATGCGAAGAAGAAACCATTCACCGGAAGGCCTATCAGCGCGTAGAAGATCATGAAAATCCGCCCGAATGTGTTGTTCGGTGAAATGTTGCCATAACCTGCAAATAAATGACGATAAATGAAACATTCATTGTGATAACACAATTTGCCACATTGTACCAATCGTTGAGCACACGATGAACGCGAAGTAGAACGAGTGGTAGAAGTTCCAAACGTACGGTTCCGTGAACTCGTCCGTCGTGTGGTTTGTCAGCTTCCTGCCGCAGTACCCGGACACGCGGACGAGCAGTTCGTTTTGTAGTTCCTGCTCCTCGGGTGCCAGATATTTGGTGAGAAGCTCTGTGGGAGAGAAAATGATTATGTGAGAAATACCATTACACCGTTTATCACCGCCAACGATGCGCCCAAATGTAGGCTGCACTAAGCGTGTGAGCGCAGTATTTCGGACCGTGTAATGACACTGTCATCAGAGTAATGACTGCGAGTGCTGTGTAGAGGAAACTCATGATGGCAATGTCTGTTAATTTCGCTAAACTAGGAtcaacatcgaataaaacgtAAGCAGGTGCAAATTGGGTTGTGGAATAACAAGACTTGTTAGCTTGTCATGTGTTCTGATCCTAATGGATTACGGTGAGATGAAGTGAAGATCTTCAACAAAACTTTAAATAGGGTAAATggtcttggtttgtccgatttgtggTGTTTTTAcgctagtaaatgcaaatcgatttttcttcatgaaaatcacatataatcgatacgagtttgggttcgttgaaaagccccaagtctcgaGTTGCTAAAACTACCATAagacgttgaaattattcaaacttttatgtttttcaaagaggaattttgatcatggtttgaccacctctgatcacggtttgtccaaaaaatgatcatggtttgtccggctttaaaaatctcaatttttgaatgaaaacattcgaattctcaagtagatgttgcatttatcattgcttgagtttactgtcatcatattgatccattcataatttaggctttcttcagaatattgcatttttttgggcattttaaaagtgttcacctcaacacactcaacatagagaaactttatttctgctatgcgcgaaggacacaataaaccaACTGCAGCGCAcaaagcggttgccatagaaatcatgtggacaaaacaacattattcaattggacaactcatgatcagagttgagttcatcaaaatgcctTAATTTattggtttagctatgtaaatctgatacaaatggtgtgcaagaatgacgtttacaatatttgtaagtattatattccagaaaaggtatgaatacgtgcgaaataatcatctggtgatcgattaaaagttagctcgaatgaagggcgcattgacatcaatagatggtgtattttaaAATCCTTTAAATcttgtgattccgtaaaaatatattataaaactactgtaaatcatgaaaaagactattttatttatatattttgaaacattcgaatatctGATTTGAAaaaggtgcgctgaactaggaCATACAAATacgtggacaaaccatgatcaaattttcgactggacaaaccaaaatcgtcTACCTTATATCTCCCGtcattgggggtcttcgtagccacttggttacgcgttcgcttactaagcgatcgatcgtgagttcaaactcagggccctcgattgaccatctttgtgttgttatagaataactacgtccacgcaaccatcatcagctatggagatcgatccacggtggaacaaagatcgattcatccaaacaactgctctgctctgcaagaaacatcgggctgctgttctataaataacccaacaatgatcaatatcaactgcctccgatgtccggtctgctgaacaatggaagaacagatagaatacccttacgcctaaatggctactacagtgcaatttaccataatgtaatggaacagaaaacctaacgcctaaatggctactactaactactgtgtaatttataatttatagaaaaataaacatatgtacatgtacgcgataaaaacccggctctgttacagataaaatgctgatgagcctgataaataaataaatgggatagaaaaaaaatatcccgtCATTACATAgacattattgttgaataaagaATACAGGCAACCCTGTTTTATACgatgctttttgacgtaggactacgtctaacctttcgatataggggcccatttcaatatttcggtgtaaaaaagtgttcagtttttgaacgctaatacctcctcaattgaTAAATGGATTTtagttccaaatacacacattgaaaGGAAATagcctcagcaattgtttatatgctacacattaaggtttttcagctcatataaagttcaaattgatgaaaatttggaagaaagaattccctactttcccatacattttgtctgcaaTCCCGCAGctaacagctattcattacaagcaaccacgggtatcGGCGAAACGTAtgaaggagggagacaaaaaagagattataaataaatataggcggtctcTACAATGTTAACTATAaggctatataaagtgagcgatggtggggcttagccacattctatcatcggacgccaagcaggaaagacgttatcttgaaattaattttcagcataaaagatatcgctgcatttgccggggatgtatgcggtgcgataccgcaagagtgagagacaggagtttcaatgggaaGTGGAGCAGaagagcctatcgaagtgtgttaaaagcggtggaagcgtcgcgccgggtgaatgagtggccaatcgcgctcgatttgatagaatgctggagtttttacacagttttatttagctgtgacatatttgtatgtttgtctaTGACGCTGTaacacattaattgaaatttgacccctttcctgttgaccggttgatctgaaatttggaacacacctttatcactgcagtcattataaaactgcatatttcatgatcttgaaaatccaagatggcgaccgctacaaaataacggattacatattttctcaaagttccatcaatatgggtatcaaatgaaagggattgactagtagaccacagttatttatgaaaaatgcaaatccaaaatggccgccaccataaaatggaggATTACATATTATTTACGTTacatattacacattttctctaatcctcatcaatatgggtatcaaatgatggacttgactagtagagcacacttattcatgaggagtgcaaagcccaattatatcacgataccagacggtaaattcctattacgatatgcttgccattaagtgtgtgttcgttgccggcttAACCATAACCCCTACAACATTTGCccgacaaatttaattttttcgtatttgaatctaaacgtttgagtgtttactgagtgctgaggttttattttatcctttgatttttttctgtaattttgtgcatgaaaagttggtaattctgggatctgtgctccttgatattcgaataatggacaccccttggtatagtcctacgtctctccggttatgtctccgacattacccacccgtgtTTAGGTTCAACTCCTCTTTTTGTACGATTTTACAATGGAATCGGAACTTGAGTCGCAtaggagtaattccaaatgaaatcaaaaaatgacaaaacatgagtatttttgattcgaattaaagtttgtattctgtttgggttggaggaaatatgagttttccacagcagttGGGAATtatttgactcaagtgtaacttttgaatgggacgtatcgattttagcAAGAGAAAGCTTTTATAATttaatagctgacccggcaaacttcgttccgcctaaaatttgtgttttatcatCAATAtcaacgttttcttactatgagcaagttcatgggtccaatcgcaaaactgttcattgattagtcttctaatcgaccccgttgaatttaactttgactataaaattcctagtatttctaacaaaactaatcattataatatcagagattatattcaaacacaattctcgttcaagatttttcaaccacttgcaaataacatgttctccgttacatggaataaatgttttatacagaaaatatgatagaataaagacagtccttaATGcttaaattccttcctcgagttctgctcttatcaacacatccggcgatcctttttttgtatagatagaagaagatataggagtgcgtttcatcccattaaaatccatttccagtttcgaacaaagatcaatttcgctagcgcaaacatcaaatgggctaacagcacttgtcactatgtaattgtagaacatatgggaatttaattttccgaattttcccatttttctttcagaatttttcgaaaattttcaattgacaCGTTTgggtggaatatttttggttgaatatatataatatttttatggggccttctttccattccagaggaatgtcatactattatagaaacatttattacaccctaaaacctccacatgccaaatttagtttcatttgcttgatcaattcttgagtattgcagaaatttgtgtttcatttgtatgacagcccccccttagagagggggtgggagagtctaaccactatagaaacattcattgcactctaaaaccttcacatgcaaaatttagtttcatttgcattattaattctcgaataatgcagaaatttgtttttaatttgtatgacagcccccccttagagaggggggtggagtgtctaaccatcatagaaacatttattgcacccttaaaccttcagatgcctaatttgatttcattcgcttgattaattctcgagtaatgcagaaatttgtgtttcatttgtatggcagccccacccttagagaggggagtggagagtctaaccatcatagaaacatttattgcaccctaaaatctacacatgccaaatttagtttcatttgcttgattaattctcgagtaatacacaaatttgtgtttcatctgtatggcaggcccccctaagagaggggggtggagagtctaaacaCGGTTAAGGAACGTTTTTAAGATGAACGTCTCTTACCGTTTTCCGGAAAGCGTCTACAATACGAGAAAACTTTGTTGCAGTCCATACTGTTACTCACTCTATGAAGAAGAATGCTCGACTgttgaacgatgtttgaatctgAGTAACTTTTATACATATACAGAGGTACCCTCGAGATCAAGGATGGAAAAAAGAGAGCATGATGCGATTTACGAtcaatcgcaaactgcacataTCGCGATCTGTACAAACTAACGATGAATCctctcccatcataaccaaatgtttttctcttggtaactctgagttgaccaaaacattgctagactgaatctTGTTCAAATAATTGAGTTGCTCTCCTACCTCGTTTTGTTTACCACTCGTAACAAGAATTttccattccatgaggttatgcaccaaagaacccaatttcaaatttagttttaggagaaaattgaaaaagtaatttgaataagcactagttaaaTCATAAGTTTCTTGgaacgaatttgatttttatgcgcCAACCTTTGTGAGAGGCGAGTtttaaaaactacataattttatttaaaaaattttaggttttcagtatttttatgtttcttgagatatctttgCACTTGCTTAACCGAACTTCAATGACTATATACTATTGAATGGATAATTAAATATCTGTTTGAAAAGCCGGGGGTACATTTAGGttacattttgtaatttatgagaaacaagcatttgaaaaacaagtattttgaaacgttgtcacgtcacgagaatagagctttttttttatcagctgAACCTAAGTTCAAACCTTTTTATAATaaggtttctctgagcaaacaatgagggtaaaaaatttggttaagatcggtccacaaataaaAGTGTATCAATTGTCTCAAGAagtcgttgtcacgtcacgcaaagtatacaatccattccagcgtgacgtggtaATATTTTGACTtaatacaaaaattttttttacgttttcatgtatgaaacacacaaaattaaacgatgttttagtgaaattgagaaaattaatttttgtgacgaaacaacacctgactttttacTGTTTCGGACTGTTAAACATTAgtgtttgaaacggaactgaaaccgtttcaaaacatacaaatgaactttcttctatgttttgtcaacaatagatgaacgtagattccacaaTATAGAATTGATTCTTGGTTCGATTTCCGGTTTGCTGGTAATAGtattgaatgacaaaaaatatggaaaccccATACGATTTGGTCATTGGTCGCAAGTGTCTTACCAGCGGAAGTAggatatcgtattccgatgtgaTTTTAAAATCAAGGATGGTGAGTTCCGGTTCGTTGAAAACGAATATGAAAGACCGTAAATGGCATGAAATTCTACAGTACGATCCTGAATGGTACCGTTGGCATATATCCATGAGTACGCAAAGAAGAATGAGGAAAGAAAATTGTCGTAACCAAGATTTTCGCCGAATTAACACACGTCTACTCGCACCAACAATAATCcagagaatgaaagtttgttacAATCAACCACAATATTTGAGCAAAATCAAGCTCTCGATTTACCGAACACTCAGCTCTCCATATGCTGTCATGTGCACAGGAGATTGGAGAATGTGTTCGGTTCTCTCGGTATTCTCAAATCTTTCTGTGTAACGCTTTTACATTGCACTCTCTTTTTTCTCTTATTATTGGATCTTTGATTTTTCAAGTGTAGAGTTCGTCAATTCATCAAAGCTACAAAACAGATGAATCGCTAGTTATTTTCTgttctacagggtgggccatttaaagtggaagcatctggcaaccccataacttttgacagagatgtcagattaacaaatgtcataccgcgttggaagcgtcatttcagtacaattttaaccatggaacaatacacacctaaacaacgcgctgaaattgttcagctgtacattcaaaataacttctcaattgtgttaactaaacgtgcgtggaaaaataaaaataaagttaaaacatcgcctggagacaacactatacgttgattatatgccaaatttatatcgtctggtagtgttggtaatgccagtcatctgtccagacaacgaccaagacgtttcgacgagaatattgatgccgttcgagccagcgttgcagagactccatcgagcaacggtaaccgtgaatggggagcgttatcggacaatgataaccgattttttattgccatttgttcgtgaaaatgaattggacaattactggttccaacaggacggcgctacatgccatacagcggctgccacgaccaaattattgcgcgaaatgttccccggaagattaatatcgaaaaacggcgattatgactggccaccgagatcacctgatttgacgcctcctgactttttttatggggatatttaaaatccaaggtatacactggtaaaccaaggaccctggctgcgctgaaagacaatatccgacaagaaattgctgccatatcggccgaaacattgggcaaagtgatggaaaatgccgaaaaaagggcacattttgcggtcaaggccagaggcggtcatttacgagatatcataatcaaaaagtagttagaacaaatctccttggaccaaaataaatgaaattaaaaaaaaaaattaaaattccacttctttactttgctattgcaaaaacaaatccttccactttaaatggcccaccctgtagtagtTATATCGTCcgatgaattctaataatattcGGTATTCCTAGTCCTATCTCCCACAAAAATAAAGTTTGATAGTGAGCAGATAGGATTCAAGCAAGAGGGAGTTAATATTTGAGTGATACGAACTTAACTTTAGAGCGACACGTGTGGAGTTAGACAAAGAAAGTACACACTAAAATGAACACGCAAACGTCAACGGTTAACGCAAAGTCAACAACCAAATCATCTTCAACGCGCCCATGCACACAGATGCTtacaaagagtttatttttttatttaagtcatttatttttacaggctcagttacataggtttaaaggagccgaactcttagctatacttttattagtatatataaatatgtttccctaaatctagggttaataaagtaggaaaccgattactagcggtcgactcgagattagaagggtgacatagtttcttttggaaaaagaggggatataaggatattgtacaatgttcacactcgcattcacactcacgctcatcatactcaattcttaaatctattattatatctattatgtatatacatttcagcttattctatagttagtcagaagggaaacagtcgctcgcgaaggaaacaaaaggagaggataagggtgtacggacaatcacacacgaagatcgatagttttaaggaaaacatatattagggacatgtaatcgaggtctaaccgagccaacacatctcttaccggtacattgggctgtctacctcggtccgaagggagttttctaaattcgatctggcaacaagatacacctcgcacgaccaaacaacgtgctcgatgtcgtggtaaccttggccacaaacacagagattgctactggcaagattgaaacgaaagagtagcgcatctaacgaacagtgattggacatgagtcgggagaaggtgcgaataaagtcccgactcaagtccagacttttgaaccacggtttgaggctaaccttaggggaaattgagtgaaaccaccggcccaattcatcttcattccatttgcgttgccaattagcgatggtatttttacgaactaaaggataaaattcattaaaggcgatttgacgctgataaatgtcgccctcaatcgcacctacctttgctaatgagtcttaCAAAgagttcatcaaaaatttatgaTAGCAAATTTAAATACGTTCCCCCTatagtgagcgccactcgatgtACCAGGCTTGTgcgagccattgatggcaagcgccagagtgaacgaGTTAAACAATCACAATGTAAAAACTGGGAGCCGGTTTAGAACCACCCCGACTTTTTCCAAACAACAGCATGCCGTGTAcaacaggtaacaggtagattcaatttatatagcttattttgatggTGCTCCCgcggtcgagtggttagcgtcaaaacctaacatgccgggggttcgggttcgattcccgttctggtctaGAGAATTtctcttcaaagaaatttcctccatctggcactgtggtcacgcgtattctagagcttgccactcagaatgcattcaaggcgtgttattcggcatagaaatctcaactaagtactaaagggtgtgtcacatcaaattgcatcacggaaaaaacgctgtagaaattctcccagtagaccgatccttttgaaaattttagacagtaaaataaaaactattaaacaacttttggcattttctttttattcatacttcgagcccaagcccgaatgctcgcaccttcctctttactccgtccataaggttctgtacaacatcaggttgtagcttttttgaacagaaatccattttctcttgaagtccgcctccgatttgacaacttttgggttcttccggagggcctgcttcataatcgcccaatatttctctattggacgaagctccggcgcgttgggcgggttcatttcctttggcacgaaggtgaccccgttggctttgtaccactccaacacgtcctttgaa from Toxorhynchites rutilus septentrionalis strain SRP chromosome 3, ASM2978413v1, whole genome shotgun sequence encodes:
- the LOC129777972 gene encoding open rectifier potassium channel protein 1 isoform X1 codes for the protein MTPKEWYALFAFYAAYLFFGASVFYHNEHAMEIERRASELAERIEMNELLTKYLAPEEQELQNELLVRVSGYCGRKLTNHTTDEFTEPYVWNFYHSFYFAFIVCSTIGYGNISPNNTFGRIFMIFYALIGLPVNGFFFAYLGDMYGKTYVRLYRRYKAYKMSSNSHYVPRKFSLIGQIALYLIPGIVIFIFLPASVFCYFEKWPYDVGVYYAFVTLTTIGFGDYTSTFEPSQEHEFGIVYTLYRVFVILWFFAGVGYVFMILGFIAKGLAHEKVQRLEKMLAYNVMETQQRVWNGVTKDISYLRKILNEVYMLKFKPVYKEPSDRLILMNIGRSASCPDLTIYREEAMDLMAVLARKRAFSMTVTAAELDAQSQQPALARRSSDSDLCRINREKTFGVEALVQPAELLAKVVTALGNITTVDEDTQSIFERTSTNGGINCFSDSQILASERSWSGWSIPGSDKNYAMSPPTERPRAFSVIGPTLHQPTVNPNDWTWSAGDNMQIKEMMKIRQKSMTNPRKSLLRAAISNSKQYGSNLSVDMPPARDELQPKNRGLLGRLGIFRKRLSASESKRNSIFDEEAPRPVESYLAKTRNGRASMFNFPQHNYLTATSGGRSSLFSPRPSDEHVLETTTIGDLLRALEQAHMQSVAPNYSTIGYNDSRRRKDGTSSPPRMPSLANLFVNPPGSRRGSLKPPASQNPSITIQTSPLSQSPVSSSYRSANPPPYSAATNYPTSPKPMHRRFSVRPSNLAYPPGKCPRSASISSDIPIPQTASLQVPTTTLQRRLSARPSPLAGQSQTLPLVGSYPGGTPSTLTTKPNWRPTYLRSDSAQMNPRSPGLQQRGPAAAPANAAAATALGKRCRHSSVCQMENPKRGDFS
- the LOC129777972 gene encoding open rectifier potassium channel protein 1 isoform X2; translation: MTPKEWYALFAFYAAYLFFGASVFYHNEHAMEIERRASELAERIEMNELLTKYLAPEEQELQNELLVRVSGYCGRKLTNHTTDEFTEPYVWNFYHSFYFAFIVCSTIGYGNISPNNTFGRIFMIFYALIGLPVNGFFFAYLGDMYGKTYVRLYRRYKAYKMSSNSHYVPRKFSLIGQIALYLIPGIVIFIFLPASVFCYFEKWPYDVGVYYAFVTLTTIGFGDYTSTFEPSQEHEFGIVYTLYRVFVILWFFAGVGYVFMILGFIAKGLAHEKVQRLEKMLAYNVMETQQRVWNGVTKDISYLRKILNEVYMLKFKPVYKEPSDRLILMNIGRSASCPDLTIYREEAMDLMAVLARKRAFSMTVTAAELDAQSQQPALARRSSDSDLCRINREKTFGVEALVQPAELLAKVVTALGNITTVDEDTQSIFERTSTNGGINCFSDSQILASERSWSGWSIPGSDKNYAMSPPTERPRAFSVIGPTLHQPTNPNDWTWSAGDNMQIKEMMKIRQKSMTNPRKSLLRAAISNSKQYGSNLSVDMPPARDELQPKNRGLLGRLGIFRKRLSASESKRNSIFDEEAPRPVESYLAKTRNGRASMFNFPQHNYLTATSGGRSSLFSPRPSDEHVLETTTIGDLLRALEQAHMQSVAPNYSTIGYNDSRRRKDGTSSPPRMPSLANLFVNPPGSRRGSLKPPASQNPSITIQTSPLSQSPVSSSYRSANPPPYSAATNYPTSPKPMHRRFSVRPSNLAYPPGKCPRSASISSDIPIPQTASLQVPTTTLQRRLSARPSPLAGQSQTLPLVGSYPGGTPSTLTTKPNWRPTYLRSDSAQMNPRSPGLQQRGPAAAPANAAAATALGKRCRHSSVCQMENPKRGDFS